The following are from one region of the Sphingomonas oryzagri genome:
- the lpdA gene encoding dihydrolipoyl dehydrogenase, whose amino-acid sequence MADYDFDVLVIGAGPGGYVAAIRAAQLGLKTGCVESRATLGGTCLNVGCIPSKAMLHASELYDAAANGHLAKLGIKTQVELDLDTMQGQRIDAVKGLTGGIEFLFKKNKIEWLKGHAAFTGTDTVQVGDRTVRAKNIVIATGSSVTPLPGVEIDQKVVVDSTGALEIAKVPEKMVVIGGGVIGLELGSVWKRLGAKVTVVEFLDQILPGFDGEVRKETNKIMKKQGLEFKLSTKVTGVKVDGGKATLTVEPAAGGAAETIEADVVLVSIGRKPNIDGLALDKAGLAVNKRGQIEIDHDFRTKVPGIWAIGDVVPGPMLAHKAEDEGIAVAENIAGLTGIVNHDVIPSVVYTMPEIAGVGLTEEAAKERGEVKVGKFPMLANSRAKTNHEPDGFVKVIADAKTDRVLGVWCIASVAGTMIAQAAQAMEFGATSEDIAYTCHAHPTHSEAVKEAAMAVTGKPIHI is encoded by the coding sequence ATGGCTGACTACGACTTCGACGTCCTCGTGATCGGTGCCGGGCCCGGCGGCTATGTCGCGGCGATCCGCGCGGCGCAGCTGGGGCTCAAGACCGGCTGCGTGGAAAGCCGCGCGACGCTCGGCGGCACCTGCCTCAACGTCGGCTGCATTCCCTCCAAGGCGATGCTGCACGCCTCCGAGCTGTATGACGCGGCCGCCAACGGCCATCTCGCCAAGCTGGGCATCAAGACGCAGGTCGAGCTGGACCTCGACACCATGCAGGGCCAGCGCATCGATGCGGTGAAGGGCCTGACCGGTGGCATCGAATTCCTGTTCAAGAAGAACAAGATCGAGTGGCTGAAGGGCCATGCCGCCTTCACCGGCACCGATACGGTGCAGGTCGGCGATCGCACCGTGCGCGCGAAGAACATCGTCATCGCCACCGGCTCCTCGGTCACCCCGCTGCCGGGCGTCGAGATCGACCAGAAGGTCGTCGTCGACAGCACCGGCGCGCTGGAGATCGCCAAGGTGCCCGAGAAGATGGTCGTGATCGGCGGCGGGGTGATCGGGCTGGAGCTGGGTTCGGTGTGGAAGCGCCTTGGCGCCAAGGTCACCGTCGTGGAGTTCCTCGACCAGATCCTGCCGGGCTTCGACGGCGAGGTCCGCAAGGAAACCAACAAGATCATGAAGAAGCAGGGTCTGGAGTTCAAACTCTCGACCAAGGTGACCGGCGTGAAGGTCGATGGCGGCAAGGCGACGCTCACCGTCGAGCCGGCCGCCGGCGGCGCTGCCGAGACGATTGAGGCGGACGTCGTCCTCGTCTCGATCGGCCGCAAGCCCAACATCGACGGCCTTGCGCTCGACAAGGCGGGGCTCGCGGTCAACAAGCGCGGCCAGATCGAGATCGACCATGATTTCCGCACCAAGGTGCCGGGCATCTGGGCGATCGGCGACGTCGTGCCCGGCCCGATGCTCGCCCACAAGGCCGAGGACGAGGGCATCGCGGTCGCCGAGAACATCGCCGGCCTTACCGGCATTGTGAACCACGACGTCATCCCGTCGGTTGTCTACACCATGCCCGAGATCGCTGGCGTGGGCCTCACCGAAGAAGCCGCCAAGGAGCGCGGCGAGGTGAAGGTCGGCAAGTTCCCGATGCTCGCCAATTCGCGCGCCAAGACCAACCATGAGCCGGACGGCTTCGTAAAGGTCATAGCCGACGCCAAGACCGATCGCGTGCTCGGCGTGTGGTGCATCGCAAGCGTGGCCGGCACGATGATCGCGCAGGCCGCGCAGGCGATGGAGTTCGGCGCCACCAGCGAGGACATCGCCTACACCTGCCACGCCCACCCGACCCACTCGGAAGCGGTGAAGGAAGCGGCGATGGCCGTGACGGGGAAGCCCATCCATATCTGA
- a CDS encoding lmo0937 family membrane protein, whose translation MLWTIAVILIILWLLGFSLHVAGGIIHLLLVIALVVIVVQLITGRRAV comes from the coding sequence ATGCTTTGGACGATCGCCGTCATCCTCATCATACTGTGGCTGCTGGGATTCAGCCTGCACGTCGCCGGTGGGATCATCCATCTGCTGCTGGTGATCGCGCTGGTCGTGATCGTGGTGCAGCTGATCACGGGCCGCCGCGCGGTTTAG
- a CDS encoding esterase/lipase family protein has protein sequence MLATAPKGDGRPVMLLPGLVNSDRSMAPMRRYLNRLGYRAVGWGLGRNFGARAIGGAEGDRLIAQVAKLHDETGETVTLVGVSLGGIMARFVAHRRPDLVREVITVASPYAGDPRATRVWRQFQWLTGERLDDAGVVARRREIARPLPVPATAIWSRSDGLVNGLICRAPDEPGLRCIEIRSGHLGVQIRPQALCAIADVLGGVAR, from the coding sequence ATGCTTGCCACAGCGCCGAAGGGCGATGGGCGGCCCGTGATGCTGCTGCCGGGGCTGGTCAATTCGGACCGGTCGATGGCGCCGATGCGGCGTTATCTCAATCGTTTGGGCTATCGCGCGGTCGGCTGGGGGCTTGGGCGCAATTTCGGCGCGCGGGCGATCGGTGGCGCAGAGGGCGACCGGCTGATCGCGCAGGTGGCGAAGCTCCATGACGAGACGGGCGAGACGGTCACGCTGGTCGGGGTCAGCCTGGGCGGTATCATGGCGCGTTTCGTCGCGCATCGCCGCCCCGATCTCGTCCGCGAGGTGATCACCGTCGCCTCGCCTTATGCCGGCGATCCCCGCGCGACGCGGGTGTGGCGGCAGTTCCAGTGGCTGACCGGTGAACGACTGGACGACGCCGGCGTGGTGGCGCGGCGGCGGGAGATCGCCCGGCCATTGCCCGTTCCGGCCACCGCGATCTGGAGCCGCAGCGACGGCCTCGTCAACGGCCTGATCTGCCGCGCGCCGGACGAACCGGGGCTGCGCTGCATCGAGATACGCAGCGGCCATCTCGGCGTGCAGATCCGCCCGCAGGCGCTGTGCGCGATCGCCGACGTGCTGGGCGGCGTGGCGCGCTGA